A region from the Acyrthosiphon pisum isolate AL4f chromosome A1, pea_aphid_22Mar2018_4r6ur, whole genome shotgun sequence genome encodes:
- the LOC107884570 gene encoding uncharacterized protein LOC107884570, whose translation MKHNTFCSILIQLIFTVRLGSSANSKPLLSSPIGPYQFLVKQAFNCNPTQDNKIQHNYYVSRRANSTVLLGNTTIDVLFDDTFFLEMNMALKDSYGKWKENVFMHTTPNACSSIKKLIGNAANAFMHGFGLKNLNCPIPPVNT comes from the exons ATGAAACACAATACTTTTTGTAGTATTCTTATTCAACTGATCTTTACAGTTAGGTTGGGATCGTCTGCCAATTCAAAACCATTGTTGAGTTCTCCAATC GGTCCTTACCAATTCCTCGTCAAACAGGCTTTTAATTGCAATCCTACGCAGGACAATAAAATCCAGCATAACTATTACGTAAGTCGCAGAGCCAATTCAACAGTGCTCCTTGGAAATACAACTATCGATGTACTTTTTGACGATACTTTTTTC ttAGAAATGAATATGGCTCTCAAAGATTCGTATGGAAAATGGAAAGAAAATGTTTTCATGCATACAACACCAAATGCATGCtcatcgataaaaaaattaataggaaACGCAGCGAATGCATTCATGCATGGTTTTGGACTTAAAAATCTTAATTGTCCTATACCTCCGGTAAATACCTaa
- the LOC107884569 gene encoding uncharacterized protein LOC107884569, translating to MYVRHKGNSTLILGNSTLEIPIDDTLFLEFNMALKDSFGKWKENVFMHTTPNACSSAKKLTGNVANAFAHGVGLKNFNCPVPAGVYIANGLNASILKETNIPKTFFYGTYKFHVQYSRKNEKFGCQVYIVEFKRP from the exons ATGTATGTAAGGCACAAAGGAAATTCAACATTGATCCTTGGAAATTCGACTCTTGAAATACCTATTGACGACACTCTTTTC ttAGAATTTAATATGGCTCTCAAAGATTCGTTTGGAAAATGGAAAGAAAATGTATTCATGCATACAACACCAAATGCTTGCTCATCGGCGAAGAAATTAACAGGAAACGTAGCAAATGCATTCGCGCATGGTGTTGGACTTAAGAATTTTAATTGTCCTGTACCTGcg GGTGTTTATATAGCTAATGGTTTGAATGCGTCAATATTGAAGGAAACAAATataccaaaaacatttttttacggaACATACAAATTTCATGTACAATATTCAcgaaaaaatgaaaagtttGGCTGTCAAGTTTACATTGTAGAATTTAAGCGCCCTTGA